In Ruminococcaceae bacterium BL-4, one DNA window encodes the following:
- a CDS encoding Phosphatidate cytidylyltransferase, producing the protein MFSSLKDRSFSAGIIILFLGAVVIFNSIFPLALNIAIALISAASMYEIALALGVSKKPMLLWPTLIFACVLPFLSMGLQEATAYFLYTVVLFSTMIFYHDLISFREVGVLYSVALLIPTALETLIQLRHIGGRHGMFYVIVAIFAAWLADVGAYFAGNWFGKRKLCPNISPKKTVEGVIGGFVFEIGMLLLSGWFFQDVFWAGQVRVCYFTLFLIGVGGSALSVIGDLSFSLIKRSCHIKDFSEILPGHGGILDRFDSVIFVAPFVSILLRFMPLVYT; encoded by the coding sequence ATGTTTTCTTCTTTAAAAGACCGTTCATTTTCCGCGGGAATCATTATCCTTTTTTTGGGTGCTGTTGTCATCTTTAATTCCATTTTTCCGCTGGCACTCAATATTGCGATTGCTTTGATTTCAGCTGCATCAATGTACGAGATTGCTTTGGCATTAGGCGTTTCAAAAAAGCCAATGCTCCTTTGGCCGACTCTGATTTTTGCCTGCGTTTTGCCGTTCCTCTCTATGGGCCTTCAGGAGGCAACCGCTTATTTTCTTTATACGGTTGTCCTTTTTAGTACGATGATTTTTTATCATGACCTGATTTCATTCCGAGAAGTTGGGGTCCTTTATAGTGTGGCGCTTTTGATTCCGACTGCTTTGGAAACGCTGATTCAACTGCGGCATATTGGCGGAAGACATGGAATGTTTTATGTGATTGTTGCAATCTTTGCTGCATGGCTTGCCGATGTGGGGGCCTATTTTGCAGGAAACTGGTTTGGGAAACGTAAGCTTTGTCCGAATATCAGCCCGAAAAAAACCGTGGAGGGTGTGATTGGCGGATTTGTTTTTGAAATTGGGATGTTGCTTTTGTCTGGCTGGTTTTTCCAGGATGTTTTCTGGGCTGGTCAGGTAAGAGTTTGTTATTTTACACTTTTTTTGATCGGAGTTGGCGGTTCAGCTCTTTCTGTAATCGGTGATTTGAGCTTTTCTCTTATTAAAAGAAGCTGCCATATTAAAGATTTCAGTGAGATTCTTCCCGGTCATGGCGGAATACTTGATCGTTTTGACAGCGTCATTTTTGTTGCACCATTTGTTTCGATTCTGCTCAGATTTATGCCGCTTGTCTATACCTAA
- the uppS gene encoding undecaprenyl pyrophosphate synthase (Evidence 2a : Function from experimental evidences in other organisms; PubMedId : 15788389, 16014871, 22904278, 23840410, 27578312; Product type e : enzyme), producing MEKQYVSAAPAPECLPAHLGIIMDGNGRWAEKKGLPRSAGHTAGAAVFKKITRYASSIGIRYLTVYAFSTENWSRPQDEVGALMILFKKYLQDSLRDFRDDDIKVRFIGDTSKFSPDLKKLIEETREVCKDRTGMVLNIAMNYGGRAEIVNAVRKISENVQKEMLAPEEIDEKLISSYMDTAGQPDPDLIIRPSGEHRISNFLLWQSAYTEYVTMDILWPDFAPGNLNWALQEYEHRNRRFGGV from the coding sequence ATGGAAAAACAGTATGTAAGCGCCGCGCCGGCACCGGAGTGCCTGCCGGCGCATCTTGGCATTATCATGGATGGAAATGGTCGATGGGCCGAAAAGAAGGGACTGCCGCGTTCTGCAGGGCATACCGCCGGAGCTGCTGTCTTTAAAAAGATTACTCGCTATGCAAGTTCTATTGGAATTCGCTATCTGACGGTGTATGCTTTTTCGACTGAGAATTGGTCTCGCCCGCAGGACGAAGTGGGGGCCTTGATGATTCTGTTTAAAAAATATCTGCAGGATTCTCTGCGGGATTTTCGTGATGATGATATTAAGGTGCGCTTTATCGGAGATACCAGTAAATTTTCCCCGGATTTGAAAAAGCTGATTGAAGAGACCCGGGAAGTTTGTAAGGACCGTACCGGTATGGTGCTTAATATTGCTATGAATTACGGTGGACGGGCAGAAATTGTCAACGCAGTTCGCAAAATCTCAGAGAACGTGCAAAAAGAAATGCTGGCTCCGGAAGAAATTGATGAAAAATTGATTTCTTCCTATATGGATACCGCAGGACAGCCGGATCCCGATTTGATTATCCGGCCAAGCGGAGAACATCGGATTTCAAATTTTCTGCTGTGGCAGTCAGCTTATACTGAATATGTCACGATGGATATTCTCTGGCCGGATTTTGCACCGGGAAATTTAAATTGGGCTCTACAGGAGTATGAACACCGCAATCGGCGGTTTGGAGGAGTGTAA
- the frr gene encoding ribosome recycling factor (Evidence 2a : Function from experimental evidences in other organisms; PubMedId : 9862121, 12480895, 12682299, 14586115; Product type f : factor) codes for MKQVLDQSESKMQKTLSVLREEYVEIRAGRANPNVLNKVMVDYYGTPTAISQLAAVAVTEARVLTIQPWDQSVCHAVEKAILSSDIGINPQSDGKVIRLIFPQMTEDRRKELAKEIAKQAEESKIAIRSIRRDAMEKLKSMKKSTEITEDDLKEAEKKMQDLTDKYCKEIDTLLEKKKKEIMEI; via the coding sequence ATGAAACAGGTATTGGATCAATCAGAATCTAAAATGCAGAAAACGCTGAGCGTACTTCGTGAAGAGTATGTAGAGATACGCGCGGGACGTGCAAATCCAAATGTGCTCAATAAAGTGATGGTCGATTATTATGGAACTCCTACTGCAATCAGTCAGCTCGCGGCTGTTGCAGTAACAGAAGCACGCGTTTTAACGATTCAGCCGTGGGACCAGTCGGTCTGCCATGCGGTTGAAAAAGCAATTCTTTCTTCTGATATTGGAATCAATCCGCAGTCTGACGGCAAAGTAATTCGGTTGATTTTTCCGCAGATGACAGAGGATCGCCGCAAAGAGTTGGCAAAAGAAATTGCAAAGCAGGCAGAAGAATCTAAAATTGCTATTCGTTCAATTCGGCGTGATGCGATGGAAAAATTAAAGAGTATGAAGAAGTCGACAGAGATTACAGAGGACGATTTAAAAGAAGCTGAGAAAAAAATGCAGGATCTTACGGATAAATACTGTAAAGAGATAGATACTCTTCTTGAGAAGAAGAAAAAAGAAATCATGGAGATCTAG